A portion of the Micromonospora tarapacensis genome contains these proteins:
- a CDS encoding HelD family protein: MTVAIRRYPSLSAPTTLRQSLTHKFGPEMALTDVQTRDEEQERQHLAETVHLLTTELERLTTAINSSASAIQAHKTHMWTHWRDMDAAEKVNVRVEVNTSVTLAEYAVVAKKRIQRLLMSPYFGRVDFQANGKTAAKAHYIGVHNLSDPKTQDVLIHDWRAPVSSLYYDFESGEAFFEAPQETAHGEITGKRQYKIRNGRLEYMFESALNIGDDVLQRELSQSADDKMKNIVATIQREQNAVIRNETAQVLILQGVAGSGKTSIALHRVAFLLYRFKDTLSSDNVMILSPNKVFGDYIANVLPELGEEQIAEIDFNTVADKFLAKVTDYEKFSEQVASLLDHVDEAATERMRYKATPEFVTCLDAWITSRADEEFAPREIEQKRKRLSAEWVAATFEESPTLPIFTRLDLVANTAVHLLKQQALDSGAKWTAADTNGVRGQVRAMFPYRNALAMYKAFYSDPSRRGLFTPLGRNKIEYADVFPLIYTMIRTARQENYGRIRHLLIDEMQDYTPVQYAVVRELFSCKMTILGDSNQSVNPFSSSSPSTIQRIFPEADCLELRKSYRSTTEITDFAQQISRNDKIIPIERHGRPPQVVACADQEDQQAQILALIEQHRNSEHRSLGVICKTTAQAETLHRALSEAGVELTFLDYDSTEFAAGIVITSAHISKGLEFDTVIVPHVNDTNYTNEMDRSMLYIACTRAMHELHLTHVGPVSRFLDFADGHRSGSGAIDAETAEIRDQATGARVG, translated from the coding sequence GTGACCGTCGCCATCCGTCGCTATCCGTCGCTATCCGCCCCCACCACCCTGAGGCAGAGCCTTACACACAAGTTCGGACCGGAGATGGCCTTGACAGACGTGCAGACCCGAGATGAAGAGCAAGAGCGTCAGCATCTGGCCGAGACGGTGCATCTGCTGACGACGGAGCTGGAGCGTCTCACCACCGCCATCAACAGCTCCGCCAGCGCCATCCAGGCGCACAAGACACACATGTGGACGCACTGGCGTGACATGGATGCCGCCGAAAAGGTCAACGTCCGCGTCGAGGTGAACACGTCAGTCACCCTGGCCGAATATGCGGTGGTGGCGAAGAAGCGCATCCAGCGGCTGCTGATGTCTCCCTATTTCGGACGCGTCGACTTCCAGGCGAACGGTAAGACAGCGGCGAAGGCCCACTACATCGGCGTACACAACCTCTCCGACCCGAAGACGCAGGATGTCCTGATACACGACTGGCGCGCGCCCGTGTCCAGCCTCTACTACGATTTCGAGTCCGGGGAAGCGTTCTTCGAGGCCCCCCAGGAAACCGCACACGGGGAGATAACAGGAAAGCGTCAGTACAAGATCCGGAATGGGCGCCTTGAATACATGTTCGAAAGCGCGCTGAACATCGGCGACGACGTCCTGCAGCGGGAGCTCAGCCAATCCGCCGACGACAAAATGAAGAACATCGTGGCGACCATCCAGCGGGAACAGAACGCGGTGATTCGCAACGAGACGGCACAGGTGCTGATCCTGCAAGGTGTGGCGGGATCGGGGAAGACGTCGATCGCGCTGCACCGGGTGGCGTTCCTGCTCTACCGCTTCAAGGACACCCTCTCGTCCGACAACGTCATGATCCTCTCCCCGAACAAGGTCTTCGGCGACTACATCGCCAACGTGCTTCCCGAGTTGGGCGAAGAGCAGATCGCGGAGATCGACTTCAACACGGTCGCTGACAAGTTCCTCGCCAAGGTCACCGACTACGAGAAGTTCAGCGAGCAGGTGGCCAGCCTGCTCGACCACGTCGACGAGGCGGCGACGGAGCGCATGCGCTACAAGGCGACGCCAGAGTTCGTCACCTGCCTCGACGCGTGGATCACCTCGCGCGCCGACGAGGAATTCGCACCCCGCGAGATCGAACAGAAGAGAAAACGGCTCTCCGCCGAGTGGGTCGCGGCGACCTTCGAAGAGTCACCAACGCTTCCGATCTTCACCCGGCTTGACCTGGTGGCCAACACGGCTGTGCACCTACTCAAGCAACAGGCTCTGGACAGCGGCGCCAAATGGACCGCCGCCGACACCAACGGTGTCCGGGGGCAGGTCCGGGCCATGTTCCCCTACAGAAACGCACTGGCCATGTACAAGGCGTTCTACTCCGACCCTTCCCGCCGCGGCCTGTTCACGCCACTGGGCCGGAACAAGATCGAGTACGCGGACGTCTTCCCGTTGATCTACACCATGATCAGAACGGCTCGCCAGGAGAACTACGGCCGAATCCGCCACCTTCTGATCGACGAGATGCAGGACTACACCCCCGTCCAGTACGCCGTGGTGCGCGAGTTGTTCTCCTGCAAGATGACGATCCTGGGAGACTCCAACCAGTCAGTCAACCCGTTCAGCTCCTCGTCACCGTCGACGATCCAGCGCATCTTCCCCGAGGCCGACTGCCTGGAGCTGCGGAAAAGCTATCGCTCCACGACCGAGATCACAGACTTCGCCCAGCAGATCTCCAGGAACGACAAGATCATCCCGATCGAGCGCCACGGACGGCCGCCGCAGGTCGTCGCCTGCGCGGACCAGGAGGACCAGCAGGCACAGATACTGGCGCTCATCGAACAGCACAGGAACAGCGAACACCGGTCCCTCGGCGTCATCTGCAAGACCACCGCTCAGGCGGAGACCCTCCACCGCGCCCTGTCGGAGGCCGGCGTCGAGCTGACGTTCCTCGACTACGACAGCACGGAATTCGCCGCCGGCATCGTCATCACCTCGGCGCACATCTCCAAGGGACTGGAATTCGACACCGTCATCGTCCCCCACGTCAACGACACGAACTACACCAACGAGATGGACCGGTCCATGCTCTACATCGCCTGCACCAGGGCCATGCACGAGCTTCACCTGACCCACGTGGGGCCCGTCTCACGCTTCCTGGACTTCGCCGACGGGCACCGGAGCGGTTCCGGCGCCATCGACGCCGAGACCGCGGAGATCCGTGATCAGGCGACGGGCGCCCGCGTGGGCTGA
- a CDS encoding MFS transporter, translating into MTTALPSTAAPTPTGDFHGRRIVGYAAVALAMTAPGQTLAVSAFVDPLIADLGISRSAISTAYLIGTLTGAAALPAIGRLIDRHGVRRCMLVIGAVFGAVLVALATVSEIVGLTAGFVGIRMAGQGALSLAATTVTAHWFRRRRGFALGIVSAVGAAGISLAPLLLERLIAHHGWRTAWLVEGLLVWAVVIPIALFGIRNRPADVGQQVDGGSQGRSDSYVRADLSHRQALRTPYFWVLAGSVATSGLLTTAVAFHQISLLTERGLSAAAAAANFLPQTVAGIAATLLIGAVIDRASPRVVLPAAMAGLAVALVWATQARPGWSALGFGAAIGAASSAIRTAESALTPRLFGLGHLGAIRGTITAVNVGSTAFGPVLFAVGHDITGTYTQALLVGAALPLAVGVTALLAPPQSSERRSGRRWSPDPIP; encoded by the coding sequence GTGACCACCGCCCTGCCCTCGACGGCCGCGCCGACGCCCACCGGCGATTTTCACGGCAGGCGGATCGTCGGCTACGCCGCCGTCGCGCTGGCGATGACCGCCCCCGGCCAGACCCTGGCGGTGTCGGCGTTCGTCGACCCGCTCATCGCCGACCTGGGAATCAGCCGCTCGGCGATCTCCACCGCCTACCTCATCGGCACCCTGACCGGCGCGGCGGCCCTACCGGCAATCGGGCGCTTGATAGACCGCCACGGAGTGCGCCGCTGCATGCTGGTCATCGGCGCGGTCTTCGGCGCCGTGCTGGTGGCGCTGGCGACAGTGTCAGAGATCGTCGGTCTCACCGCCGGGTTCGTCGGCATCCGGATGGCCGGACAGGGCGCCCTCAGCCTGGCCGCGACCACCGTCACCGCACACTGGTTCCGGCGCCGGCGAGGTTTCGCGCTGGGCATCGTCTCCGCGGTCGGCGCGGCCGGGATCTCCCTTGCTCCGCTGCTGCTGGAGCGGCTCATCGCCCACCACGGCTGGCGGACCGCCTGGCTCGTGGAAGGACTGCTCGTGTGGGCGGTCGTCATCCCGATCGCGCTCTTCGGCATCCGCAACCGCCCAGCGGACGTCGGCCAGCAGGTCGACGGCGGCAGCCAAGGTCGCTCCGACAGCTACGTCCGGGCCGACCTCAGCCACCGCCAGGCGCTGCGCACGCCGTACTTCTGGGTGCTGGCCGGCAGCGTCGCCACCTCCGGACTGCTCACCACGGCGGTGGCGTTCCACCAGATCAGCCTGCTCACCGAACGAGGACTCAGCGCTGCCGCCGCGGCGGCGAACTTCCTGCCGCAGACCGTCGCGGGGATCGCGGCGACGCTGCTGATCGGCGCGGTGATCGACCGTGCCAGCCCTCGGGTGGTGCTGCCCGCCGCCATGGCCGGCCTGGCCGTCGCGCTCGTCTGGGCCACCCAGGCCAGGCCGGGCTGGTCGGCACTCGGGTTCGGGGCGGCGATCGGCGCGGCCTCCAGCGCCATCCGCACCGCCGAGTCGGCCCTGACTCCACGGCTGTTCGGGCTCGGACACCTGGGCGCGATCCGCGGAACGATCACCGCGGTCAACGTCGGTTCGACCGCCTTCGGCCCCGTCCTGTTCGCCGTCGGTCACGACATCACCGGCACCTACACCCAGGCCCTGCTGGTCGGCGCGGCCCTTCCCCTGGCCGTCGGCGTCACCGCGCTCCTGGCCCCTCCGCAGAGCTCCGAACGGCGGTCGGGTCGCCGTTGGTCACCTGACCCGATCCCCTGA
- a CDS encoding DUF2795 domain-containing protein has protein sequence MQPVTRVELLDHVGTAFDSGPASRDTLLAAAAASHARPDVITLLHRLPDRDFRRVRDLWEELADVPVGT, from the coding sequence GTGCAACCCGTGACCCGCGTCGAACTTCTCGACCATGTCGGGACCGCCTTCGACAGCGGTCCCGCCAGCCGCGACACGCTACTCGCCGCCGCTGCGGCCAGCCACGCCCGACCTGACGTCATCACCCTGCTGCACCGCCTGCCAGACCGCGACTTCCGCCGGGTACGCGACCTCTGGGAGGAGTTGGCCGACGTGCCGGTCGGCACCTGA
- a CDS encoding SulP family inorganic anion transporter, producing the protein MSSMLSAVTRPRLSRPSWLSPKVFRTEVLAGLVVALALIPEAISFSILAGVDPRVGLFASFTMAVVISICGGRPAMISAATGAIALIVAPLARDHGLDYLIAAVILGGIIQVLLAVLGVAKLMRFIPRSVMVGFVNALAILIFAAQVPYLLGVPWLVYPLVALALAIMVGLPRLTKAVPAPLVAIVVLTVITVVTAVAVPTVGDQGELPNSLPTLGLPQIPWTMDTLAVIAPYALGVALVGLMESLMTAKLVDDITDTRSNKTRESWGQGVANIVTGFFGGMGGCAMIGQTMINVKASGARTRLSTFLSGVFLLILVVSLGDVVAVIPMAALVAVMIIVAVATFDWHSVAPATLKRMPLGETLVMVTTVGAVLATHNLAIGVILGVLTAMVIFARRVAHLVEVTSVLDPDGGTRIYSVHGELFFASSNDLVFQFDYANDPQNVVIDMTHAHVWDASSVAALDAITTKYAARGKSVEIIELNKGSAAIHRTLAGTLSGSH; encoded by the coding sequence ATGTCTTCGATGCTGTCCGCGGTCACCCGGCCGCGCCTGTCCCGCCCGTCCTGGCTGTCGCCGAAGGTGTTCCGCACCGAGGTCCTCGCCGGCCTGGTCGTCGCCCTGGCGCTGATCCCGGAGGCGATCAGCTTCTCGATCCTGGCCGGGGTCGATCCCCGCGTCGGCCTGTTCGCCTCCTTCACCATGGCCGTGGTCATCTCGATCTGCGGCGGCCGGCCAGCGATGATCAGCGCCGCGACCGGCGCGATCGCGCTGATCGTCGCGCCGCTGGCCCGGGACCACGGGCTGGACTACCTCATCGCGGCGGTGATCCTCGGCGGCATCATCCAGGTACTGCTCGCGGTGCTCGGGGTGGCGAAGCTGATGCGGTTCATCCCGCGCAGCGTCATGGTCGGCTTCGTCAACGCCCTCGCGATCCTCATCTTCGCCGCCCAGGTGCCGTACCTGCTCGGCGTGCCGTGGCTGGTCTACCCACTCGTCGCCCTCGCCCTGGCGATCATGGTCGGCCTGCCCCGACTCACCAAGGCCGTCCCGGCCCCCCTTGTCGCCATCGTCGTGCTCACCGTGATCACAGTGGTCACCGCGGTTGCGGTGCCGACCGTCGGTGACCAGGGCGAACTGCCGAACAGCCTGCCGACCCTCGGCCTTCCGCAGATCCCCTGGACCATGGACACCCTGGCCGTCATCGCCCCCTACGCCCTCGGCGTGGCACTGGTCGGGCTGATGGAGTCACTGATGACCGCCAAGCTGGTCGACGACATCACCGACACCCGCTCCAACAAGACCCGCGAGTCCTGGGGACAGGGCGTGGCTAACATCGTCACCGGCTTCTTCGGCGGCATGGGCGGCTGCGCCATGATCGGCCAGACGATGATCAACGTGAAGGCGTCCGGCGCCCGTACCCGGCTCTCGACGTTCCTGTCCGGCGTGTTCCTCCTCATCCTGGTGGTCAGCCTCGGCGACGTGGTCGCGGTGATCCCGATGGCCGCCCTGGTCGCCGTGATGATCATCGTTGCCGTCGCCACGTTCGACTGGCACTCCGTCGCCCCCGCCACGCTCAAGCGGATGCCGCTGGGCGAGACCCTGGTCATGGTCACCACCGTCGGCGCGGTGCTCGCCACCCACAACCTGGCGATCGGGGTGATCCTCGGCGTCCTCACCGCCATGGTCATCTTCGCCCGTCGGGTCGCCCACCTGGTGGAGGTCACCAGCGTGCTGGACCCCGACGGCGGCACCCGCATCTACTCCGTGCACGGTGAGCTGTTCTTCGCCTCCAGCAACGACCTGGTCTTCCAGTTCGACTACGCCAACGACCCGCAGAACGTCGTCATCGACATGACACACGCCCACGTGTGGGACGCCTCGTCGGTCGCCGCGCTGGACGCGATCACCACCAAGTACGCCGCGCGGGGCAAGAGCGTGGAGATCATCGAGTTGAACAAGGGCAGCGCCGCCATCCACCGCACCCTCGCCGGCACCCTCAGCGGAAGCCACTGA
- a CDS encoding MerR family transcriptional regulator, with protein sequence MLVAVQSAGSQHNRGPATGRLMQIGEAADRVGLSIRTIRHYEDAGLIVPSARSEGGFRLYTESDLDRLAVVKRMKPLGFTLDEMRELLGVLDALPTAGEDDRPRLLDRLGMFHTVATARVHALREQLDTAERFAETLRHQLDQYELQP encoded by the coding sequence ATGTTGGTTGCCGTACAGAGCGCCGGGTCGCAGCACAACCGCGGCCCGGCCACCGGCCGACTGATGCAGATCGGCGAGGCCGCCGACCGGGTCGGACTGAGCATCCGCACCATCCGCCACTACGAGGACGCCGGGCTGATCGTCCCGTCCGCGCGCAGTGAGGGCGGCTTCCGCCTCTACACCGAATCCGACCTCGACCGGCTCGCCGTGGTCAAACGGATGAAGCCCCTCGGCTTCACCCTCGACGAGATGCGAGAGCTGCTCGGCGTCCTGGACGCCCTGCCCACCGCCGGCGAGGACGACCGGCCGAGGTTGCTCGACCGGCTCGGCATGTTCCACACCGTCGCGACCGCCCGGGTCCACGCGCTGCGTGAGCAGCTGGACACCGCCGAGCGCTTCGCGGAGACCCTGCGTCACCAGCTCGACCAGTACGAACTCCAGCCCTGA
- a CDS encoding P-loop NTPase family protein, with protein MRPTEQMRDWYTSRDLLGVEDEQVIGETATFEETVTTILHTSGLAGAAPLTPCPRRCPHCASDDPPTDNANTAAIRLPRTDRQSPSLPNRDAVH; from the coding sequence GTGCGGCCCACAGAGCAGATGCGCGACTGGTACACCTCACGCGACCTGCTCGGCGTCGAGGACGAGCAGGTGATCGGCGAGACGGCGACCTTCGAGGAAACCGTCACCACCATCCTGCACACCAGCGGGCTGGCCGGGGCAGCGCCACTTACCCCGTGTCCACGACGCTGCCCACACTGCGCCTCGGACGATCCGCCCACCGACAACGCCAACACCGCCGCCATCAGACTGCCCCGAACCGACCGGCAGAGCCCCAGCCTGCCCAACCGCGATGCGGTCCACTGA
- a CDS encoding aminoglycoside phosphotransferase family protein — protein MVSRVSPRLPSKSNPDDAFAALVALAGRAGVGITRVVHRTDKAIVATGTRAGRPVVAKLLISDDPYWVSRRAHELDVYARFASDPPPVRVPELLWADDRLTVLTNVPGRRLHDERHLTRDISHAKVQLVLDTLEALTQWAPDPALPEPIDYHGRIHGEFAAQLLDDAERATLHTLVDRIGPDRVTAHGDALPANLLIDEDRCALVDWEHSGRYLPGHDLALLYTVGAAASPTLATAITDRVAAGGITTEYTMNLVLLVCREIRIHDSLPLGAAPAHRMSTLRDLHIRLRQQLRPASR, from the coding sequence ATGGTTTCCCGTGTGTCACCGCGCCTACCGTCAAAGAGCAACCCGGATGACGCCTTCGCGGCGCTGGTCGCCCTGGCCGGGCGGGCCGGTGTGGGGATCACCAGGGTTGTCCATCGCACGGACAAGGCCATCGTCGCGACGGGTACCCGAGCTGGTCGCCCGGTCGTGGCGAAGCTGCTGATAAGCGACGACCCGTACTGGGTCAGCCGCCGCGCGCATGAGCTGGACGTCTACGCACGTTTCGCCTCCGACCCGCCGCCGGTACGAGTGCCGGAACTCCTGTGGGCTGACGACCGGCTCACCGTACTTACCAATGTCCCCGGGCGGCGACTACACGACGAGCGCCACCTCACCCGTGACATCTCCCACGCAAAGGTCCAACTGGTCCTGGACACCTTGGAAGCACTCACGCAATGGGCACCCGATCCCGCCCTGCCGGAACCAATCGATTACCACGGAAGGATCCACGGCGAGTTCGCCGCCCAGCTCCTCGACGACGCCGAACGAGCCACACTCCACACCCTCGTCGATCGGATCGGCCCAGATCGCGTCACCGCGCACGGCGACGCATTGCCGGCCAACCTGCTTATCGACGAGGACCGGTGCGCTCTCGTGGACTGGGAGCACAGCGGGAGGTACCTGCCGGGGCATGACCTCGCGCTGCTCTACACCGTCGGGGCGGCGGCGAGCCCCACCCTAGCCACGGCCATCACCGATCGCGTCGCTGCCGGGGGGATCACCACGGAGTACACCATGAACCTGGTGCTGCTGGTCTGCCGGGAGATCCGGATCCACGACTCCCTACCGCTCGGTGCGGCACCCGCTCACCGGATGTCGACCCTGCGCGACCTGCACATCCGCCTCCGCCAGCAACTGCGCCCGGCAAGCCGCTGA